The genomic window TGACCAGGCTGCCCGACTTCCTGGGACCTGATTAGAGTAGACCACGACACAGCCGGTGATACTTACCGCTGCTTCCTTCCGGACCTGACGGGGTTCGTATTCGTCTGTTGCGAGGTGTCCAATCGGCACCAGAAATGATAACAGCCGGCCAGGCACGAGCCCTTCAAAGGGGATTCAACCCCGCTGAGCGGATTTCGGGCCACAGGGCACCGCTAACTCCCCGTCTAGCACGACCAAGAGGACTATCTGGAACCGCATGGGACTTGTAACACTATTCGCGCCAAAATGCAACGGGCTGCCGCGGAACCGGGGTCAGTTCCCGAGCGGGCCGCGATCGAGGAGCATGCAGCGACCCGGTTCGGCGCCGAGCAACTCCCGGAGAGTCGTGATGCGGGAGTCCCTGGTGAGGTGCCACCAGCCCCCGAGGTAGAGAGGCCTTGCAGGCCGGCGGGCATAGAGCGCGGCGACGATCTTCCTGGCCATGCGGCATTCCCTTTCCTGCCAGAGGTCGACATCGGAGGCGGACACCGTGATGCCCGGCACCGGCGGCTGATTGGTCGCGATGCAGCGCTGCGCCGTGCGATACACCCGGTCGATGGAATCGAGCGTGGAAGGCAGGCAGAGGAGACCCCGGAGGTTCTCGGCGGAAATCATTTCCGGCCAGGATTCGATCCATTTCCGGCTGAAGCCCGAATAGTCCACGAGGACGAGACTCGCGCCGGTCCCGGCGGCGTGAGCCGAGGCCGCGCGATATTCAAAAGGCAGGGCGATCTGGCGGCGGATGGCGGTGACCATGGTGTGCTTTCTGGCCTGGCGGGGATCCATGCCGCTGACCGCGACGGCACGGGCCAGGTTTGTCTCGAGCTTGCGCTGGAAGGACACCTGAAAACGTTTGCGAAACATCCAGGCGTAGGGACTCAGCTCCAGGAGAATGATGTCGGGCCGAAAATCACCGAGGAAAGCCCTGAGCCGGGTGTATCCCTTCGCGTCATGGTGGACCGTGCCCATGAGGCGGAGTCTCGATAGAACGGGTGATGTCGAAAGTGGGGAATTCACGTTCGGACGCTCCCCGGAGTTCAGGTTACGTTCCGTTGGCGGATTCGCTTCGGCAGGATTCCAGCAGAACCGTGAGGTCCTTCAGGTGATCGATGTAGTAATGTGCCTTCAGGCGACGGTTCTTGTAGGCGACGAAGAAAACTCCGGTGTTGGCGGCGAACTCTTCGTCGACGGTGGAATCCCCTACGTACACGATTTCTTCGGCGCCGACCCGGAAGAATGCACGAATTCGGTCCATCTCCCCGGGGTGGGGTTTCGGGTGATCGACGTCGGATGCGGAAACGACAAGATCGAAATACTTGCGCAGTCCGTAGCGGGCCAGAAGCTCGAGGGTGGAAACCGTACGGTTCGTGGCCAGGGCCGTTAGAAAATGCGACTTGGCGAACCGGAGCGCGTTCTCGATGCCGGGCTCCATGCGCAGATAGGTGTCGAACGGAGTGAAATCGATCTTTTTGAAGTACTGGTACGCCTCGTCGAACAACGGTCCGTCCTCGAGAAGGTACATCAGCGATTCGCGAACCGGGTGCATGTGGATGAATTCGACCTGGTCGGGACGCACCGGGGGCCGGCCCACCTGTTCCAGGATGTGGCTGTAGAAGTGAATATTCGCTTCCCTGGAATCGAAGAGCACACCGTCGCAATCGAAGGCGACCACCTTTGGTGGGGCCGGGAAAACCACATCCGTCCGCTGTCGTTTCACCATTTCCATCTTGCCGATCCGTTGCGCAATGCGCGAATTCATGGGGAGGTTCGCCGCGTCGTCGAGAGCAGAAGCCTTTACATGGTCTTACTTATAGAATAGAGTACCGACTGTCAATGACTCATGGAGTTTTTCCCCGTGGAGCGCCCCGGGGGACGGCCTCACGCCGGATTGCCTCACGTCTTCAGGGACACTGCACGTCGAGCGAAGCGGGTCGGCCGGACCTCGGGAGGTGCGGCAGTCCTCGCCGCTGCTTGAAATGACAACCGGTTGTTCGCAGCTCGGCCTCAGTCCCGCTCGGGCGCGGACCGCTTTTTCCTCAGAGTGGAAACAAGCCATGGATTTTCAATTCGACTACCTTGTAATCGGCAGCGGCATCGCCGGGCTGACTTTTGCGCTCAAGGCGTCCAGGAACGGCAGTGTGGCGATCGTAACGAAAAAGGACAAGCTGGAGACGAGCACAAATTACGCCCAGGGCGGGATCGCGTCCGTGGTGGGGCCCGACGATTCCTTCCAGCTGCACATCCAGGATACCCTGAATGCCGGCGACGGTCTATGCCACCAGGACGCCGTGGATCTGGTCGTCAGGACGGGACCGGACCGCATCCGGGAACTGGTTGAGCTGGGCGTGCCCTTCAATGCGAGCGTCTCGAGCTCGGGCCAGTTCGACCTCGGGCGCGAAGGAGGACACAGCCGCAACCGTATCCTGCACGCTCACGACATGACCGGTCAGGCCGTGGAGAAAGTGCTCATCGGCGCGGCGGAGGCCAATCCGAACATCTCCATATTCGAAAATCACCTGGTGCTGGACCTCCTGGTGCAGCACCAGTCGATCAAGGCGGGATCCGTCACCCTGCAGCAGCAGGATATCTGTCGCGGCGCTTACGTGCTGGACACGGCCGCGCAGGAGATACACGTCTTCCGGGCCCACGCCATCCTCCTTTGTACCGGCGGGGCGGGAAAGGTCTATCTCTACACCTCCAATCCGGATGTGGCGACCGGGGACGGACTCGCCATCGCCTACCGGGCCGGCGCGACCCTCGCCAACCTGGAATTCGTCCAGTTCCACCCGACTTGCCTCTATCATCCCCAGGCCAAGAACTTCCTCATCTCGGAAGCGGTGCGCGGCGAAGGGGGCCGCCTCATCGACCGACGGGGCAGGGCCTTCATGGAACACTACCATCCCCTCAAGGACCTCGCCTTTAGAGACGTCGTGGCGCGGGCCATCGACAGCGAAATGAAGAAAACGGGCGATGATTGCGTGTTTCTGGATATCAGTCACAAGGACCCCGAAGTTCTGAAAAAGCGGTTTCCGGGAATCTACGAGAAGTGCCTGTCGCTGGGCATCGACATCACGCGGGACCCAATGCCGGTGGTGCCGGCCGCTCACTACATGTGCGGCGGCATTTTGACCGACCTCAACGGCCTGAGCACGCTCGACCGCCTCTACGCCATCGGGGAATGCGCGTGCACCGGTCTGCACGGCGCAAACCGGCTGGCGAGCAATTCGCTGCTCGAAGCGATGGTGATGGCCCACCAGGCGGCCATTGACTGCGCGCGGCGCATGGAACTGTGGCACAAGGAGGGATTACCCAAGATAGGCGTCTGGCCTGTGCCGCGGCGCGCGCAGAGCGACCCGCTCAACAGTGAAATGGTGCTCATCGCTCACAACTGGGACATTATCCGCAGGCTGATGTGGAATTACGTCGGTATTGTCCGGACGGACAAACGGCTGGCGCTCGCTCAGAATCACATCGCGCACATTCGAATGGAAATCCGGGAACACATGCCCAACATTCCCATTCACAGCGATCTGGTGGAGTTGCAGAACCTGGCGCTGGTGGCCGAGCTCATCATTCGCAGCGCCATACTGCGCAAGGAGAGTCGCGGCCTGCACTACAACCTCGACCATCCACAGAAGGATGATGCCAGGTGGCTCAAGGATACCATCCTCGTCAGGCCCCCCGCGGAAGAATTCGTCAGCACGGTTTTCGGATAGCGCGCCGGTCCCCGTTTCCGGGAATGGGAAGGACCCTGCGACCGCCGCTCAGGTGAACGTGCCGGGGGTGGCGGAGATGCCGGCTGATACGATTTTGCGTTCAAGATGAGTGCGTTCGGCGGGAGGGCAAAAGCCCTCCCCGTGTACGTCTGACCGGCACAACGGCTCATGCAAGGGTGGGCAGGGTTTTTCGTGCCCACGATCGGGGCCACTGTGTTCCTTGTCAACTCTTGAGTTGGCAAGGCCGCCGCCAAGGCGGGTTTTGTCCCGCCCAACCTCCCGCCGGGCAGGTGTGGTGCAAGCTTGAACGGACCTCCGTTTTGCGCGGCTGAGAGGGACACGTCCGCTTACCGGATCGTCTCCCCTTCGATGGTCTTGGTTTCCACGACATTGGGTTGCGGGGCTTCCAGGAGAGGCCGAGGGGGCGCCTGTTCCACCCTCATCGTGAGCATCCCTCCCATGAAGCTGATTTCGTAATTGCGGTTGGACAGATCCGTGCGGCTGATGGTGTCACGGAACTTTTGAAATTGCTTCTTGGCTTTTCGGTATATGGTGTATCCGCCGCCGATGCACATGGCGAACGCGAACAGAAACACCCACACGGGAGTGGCCATGACTTTGCCCACCACCATGATGATGGACGCCAGGACAAGCACGAAGAGCACCTGCAGCCCGATGATGAGGTACAGATAGTATATTCCCTCGTTGATGCTTGTCGGGTCCTGCCGAGCTTCCTCGTCGGCCTTGGGTTTGGGAGGCCTCTTCTTGAACGGGTTCTTGAACCACATTTACATATCCTTCGCGACGTGAACCCTAGGTTCACCCTTCCTGCGTTTCACTTGCAGCTTCCGGGAGCAATCGAGCCTGTTCGCACTGCAAAAGGTACTGTTTTTCCACTCGGAATTTCTCGAGATCCAGTTGATTCTCCAACATCTGCCTCGACAGGCGGTAACGCAGGTAGATCACCCAGACGATGAGACCTCCCACGAAAAACGAGGCCCCAAGGAAGAACCACTGGTATTCGCGGACCGCGGTCATGCCGGCCCTGGCGAAGTCCTCCACCGCGTTGGGGATCATCCACAGCAGCAGCACGCATAAAAGGACCGCAAAACCGATGTGAAAGACGGAAACCTGGTGGAGTCGGCGAAACAGCGAGCCAAAGCGCCCCGCCGTCTCGAGCGGGGCTCCCGGTTCGCCTTGCGCAGCGCGCCTGTCATCGCCGTAGAGCAGCAGCAGGTAAACCTTGACCAGGAAGGACACAAGCAGCGCCAAGCCGACCGGCACTCCCACCGCAGCCGAAATCCATGCCCGGAAAGGAAAGGGCACCTCCCGGGTGTCGATGCGCACGCTGTAGTTCTGGAGAGGACCGTGATTGTTCTCGAACACCATCCTCTCGTAACTGGTGAGCGCCGTGCCGTTTGCTTCGTAAACGCTGCCCCCGGTCTTCGGGTCGGTGACGATGACGCGTGATTTCTGCCCGGCCTGTCCGGCCGCCGCCATGTATATCAAAAGCTCGAGCACGAGAAAAGCGAGGACGCTTACAGTCAGGATCGTCAGTTGATGACGTTTCCCTTCGAAAAGGTCCAATAGTCTCAATTTGTCAGACATGGTTTCAATTCGTTATGGTGCCGGGAGCTTAACCGTCCGGGGCGCAAACTCCCCTTCCGCTCCCGACCGAGCGTCCATCCGGGAGACGCAAATCCAAATAGAGCCCTTCCGCCCACAGGGAGGGGAAAGCACGATTCCCTGCGGGCAGGGATAAGCCGCGACCCTCCCCAAAGGGTTGGTCAGGCCGTCGCATACAAGGGGCGGGCCTTGAGCCCTTCCGGACCGGCGCCACGCGCCCCGGGGATCCCTCAAACCCGGGACGAATCCGCCCGCGCCCGGAATGCACTTCACCGGGAGCGACGCAGTCCACCACCCGTCCCCCCGACATCGCCGCAGAAAGGAATTCATGTGCCCTCCGAATCGTTGTCGTCTCGAAGCGTTATGCCCATAAATCCTAAGCGGTTTGTTTCAAAAGCTAACATTCGGCACCCGGAGAGTCAAACAAAAAGCCGTGACGCGACATCGACAGGGGTCGGTCCCCCGGGGTGTCGAAAAGGAGACAAAGAAAAACGCCTTCCGGGGCCTGAGCGGCCCTCCGGAAGGCGTGCGAACCGGTCCGGGTATCCGTGTGAATACTCAAACCAGGAATCGAGGCAGCTTACTTGTACACCGCGTTCAGCTCCTTCTCCCTCGGAAAGAGGGGCAGGTACCGGTACGACAAGGAAATGATCAGCACGCAATAAGCCAGCATGGCCAGCGAGGGGGCCACCTCGTAAACCGTGGGCATATAGACTTCCCACTTGTCGAAGGGCATCACCGGGGCGGCAATGGCCTGCACGGTCATGACGTAGCGGTTGAGCGACACCCCCACGATGTCGAGGAAGAACATGAGAAAGAGGAGGAAGCTGTTCTTCCTGCCTTTGGGCGTGAGCAGAACCGCCGCCGGGATCACGCCGCAGATGATGATCTCGGTGATGAGGAGCCATATGCCGTAGGCGGAGCCATGATAGAAATCACCCAGGGTGAATCCGAATTCCGGGGATTGAACGAATGCCCAGTAAAGCGTGTCGATGATTTTCAACACGATGTAGAAACTCAGCAGGCCGGCGACGATCTTGCCGATGAGCTCATAAACGCTGTAATCGACGAGCTTCTTGCGGCTCACCTTCTCGATCGCCCGGCAGACGAGCGCCGTGAACGCCGGTCCGGAAGCGATGGCGGACAGGATGAAGAGGAAGAACGTCCACGGCCAGATGAAGAAGCCGCCTCGAAAGGCGAAGGGGCGCGCGAAGAGGACGCCGGCCACGCCGCCCAGCGAGCCTTGGTGGAAGAAGCTCAGAAACGTGCCGGTGAGGGCGAAGATCGCCATGCAATCGTGCAGGCTGTGGCCGAATACTCTCACCGCCTTGTGCTCCTGCAGCTTACGGTTTTCCAGAATGATCGGCACGTATTCGATGAGCAGCACGATGGCGTAACAGGTGATGCAGAAGATCACTTCGGTGAGCATCGAGTGCACATTGGCGTGCCAGTATGGAAACCAGCCCCGAACGGGTTGCCCGATTTCGAGGAGCAGGATGACGATGGCGCCGGTGTAGCAGACGAACCCGATGATGACCGCGAGATTGATGATCTTGTAGAGTTCCTTGAGCGCCGGGAAGAAACGGGACAAACCATAATATAAAAAGCCCGAGAAAAACGCTCCGGCTCCAAGCGCAATGATCGCGAGGTCAACCGTAATGTATGCCCCGAAGCCGAAGTAGTCGTTCAACCCGGTGACATTCAGCGCTTTTAGCAAGACCATGGCCCCGGCACCCACTCCCCATCCTATGATAGCGAGGAGAATCAGCGCCCAGATCCCAAACACGGGAAGCGGACAGCGCTTCAATCCTTCGGGAATCAATGCCTTATCCATTCTCGACCCCTCATTCTGGTGCATTGACAGTGAGTAATGCTAAAACAGCCTAACCGATGAGCAGAAACCCTGACGGCGGCAATTCCAACCCGCCTCAACCCTTCACCACATTGTCCGCTTGTTTGCGAACCCATTCGTGCCCGCTCAGATAGTAGACCTTGGGTTCGGTGTGCAGCTTGGCCAGAATCCTGAAAGCCCTGGGATCCTTGATGAGCTTTCCCACTTCGCTGTTGGCATCCCTGATGTTTCCGAAGGTGATGGCCTTCGTCGGGCAGGCTTCGGCGCACGCCGGCGTATATTCGACGGCTTCGAGGTCCGCCTTGTCGAGGTATGCCTTGGACCTTGCCTTCATCATGCGGTGGCTGCAGAAGGTACACTTCTCGACCACGCCGCGCATCCGGGGGCTGACCTCCGGGCTGAGCATCGATTCCATGGGTTTCGGCCATGCCGGATCCCACCAGTTGAAGTCGCGGGCATGGTAGGGGCACGCCACCATACAGTACCGGCAGCCGATGCAGCGCGGATAGATGTGCGTCACGAGGCCGTTGCGCTCATCCCGCGTGGTGGCATTCACCGGGCACACGAAGGTGCACGGGGAATGGTGCGGCGCATCACAGTGCATGCAAGGCCTGGGCAGGTAAGCGAACTGGTAGTCGGGATACCCCTTGCCGTTGTTCAGATGGTAAATCTCCATCCATGTGATCGAACGGAGCTTATTCGACTCGTCGGCGCGAAACGAAATATTGTTTTCCGCCTGACAGGCCACGCTGCATGCCATGCAGCCGGTGCACTTGTCGAGGTCGATCACCATGCCGTAACGAAGCTTGCCTTCCGAATGTCCTGTATCGCTCACGGATTATACCCCCCTAGGCGCGACGCAAATGAGCACGAGCAGCCCAAACGGTCCCGAGGCCGGTGACCCGGTCCAGCTGGACTTCGACCACACCGTTCGCATTGACACCCTTGTCCTTGATGTATTCGTCATAGGCCTTGTGGCCCAAACCCTGAGCAAGATAGACCACCTTGGGCCGCGCCCCGGCGTAGAGGTGCACCCGCACCGGGACCTCGCCCTGCGGCGTCTTCAGGACCGCGGAATCGCCCTCGGCCATTCCGAGCTCCGATGCCGTGGCGGGATTGATCTCCACGAACTGATCGTTCTGCCTGAGAATGAAATCGAACACCGTCTTGGTCATGAACGGCGGATTGGCGAGATCCCGATCGGCCAGCGCGGACATCTGGTACGTCACCAGCAGGAGCGGATAATCCTTGTCGCTCCCGCGAGGCGGCACTTGGGAAAAGTGCGGCAGGTAAACCTGGTCGTCGTCTCCGGTCTGTCCCTTGGCCAGGAGAAGCTGCGCCGCAAGCTCGAACTTTCCGGACTCCGTCTTGAGATCCTTGAGCGGATCGACGGGCGCGTCGTACCAGCAGGCCCCGCCGGCCAGCTTCTTCCAGAGATCGGCCCCATCCTTGTAGTTGGGCTTGACCGCCTCCTCAGGCTGAAGCTTCCACAGCTCCACCCCCTTCTTGTCGGCCAAGGCACCCCTGGCGGACGCCGCCAACCCCTCAGCGCGCTTCTTCAGATACTCCTCATGGGAAGCCCAGGGGAGGGCCGCCGCGA from Syntrophobacter fumaroxidans MPOB includes these protein-coding regions:
- a CDS encoding HAD family hydrolase — protein: MNSRIAQRIGKMEMVKRQRTDVVFPAPPKVVAFDCDGVLFDSREANIHFYSHILEQVGRPPVRPDQVEFIHMHPVRESLMYLLEDGPLFDEAYQYFKKIDFTPFDTYLRMEPGIENALRFAKSHFLTALATNRTVSTLELLARYGLRKYFDLVVSASDVDHPKPHPGEMDRIRAFFRVGAEEIVYVGDSTVDEEFAANTGVFFVAYKNRRLKAHYYIDHLKDLTVLLESCRSESANGT
- the nadB gene encoding L-aspartate oxidase, whose amino-acid sequence is MDFQFDYLVIGSGIAGLTFALKASRNGSVAIVTKKDKLETSTNYAQGGIASVVGPDDSFQLHIQDTLNAGDGLCHQDAVDLVVRTGPDRIRELVELGVPFNASVSSSGQFDLGREGGHSRNRILHAHDMTGQAVEKVLIGAAEANPNISIFENHLVLDLLVQHQSIKAGSVTLQQQDICRGAYVLDTAAQEIHVFRAHAILLCTGGAGKVYLYTSNPDVATGDGLAIAYRAGATLANLEFVQFHPTCLYHPQAKNFLISEAVRGEGGRLIDRRGRAFMEHYHPLKDLAFRDVVARAIDSEMKKTGDDCVFLDISHKDPEVLKKRFPGIYEKCLSLGIDITRDPMPVVPAAHYMCGGILTDLNGLSTLDRLYAIGECACTGLHGANRLASNSLLEAMVMAHQAAIDCARRMELWHKEGLPKIGVWPVPRRAQSDPLNSEMVLIAHNWDIIRRLMWNYVGIVRTDKRLALAQNHIAHIRMEIREHMPNIPIHSDLVELQNLALVAELIIRSAILRKESRGLHYNLDHPQKDDARWLKDTILVRPPAEEFVSTVFG
- the qrcD gene encoding menaquinone reductase integral membrane subunit QrcD encodes the protein MDKALIPEGLKRCPLPVFGIWALILLAIIGWGVGAGAMVLLKALNVTGLNDYFGFGAYITVDLAIIALGAGAFFSGFLYYGLSRFFPALKELYKIINLAVIIGFVCYTGAIVILLLEIGQPVRGWFPYWHANVHSMLTEVIFCITCYAIVLLIEYVPIILENRKLQEHKAVRVFGHSLHDCMAIFALTGTFLSFFHQGSLGGVAGVLFARPFAFRGGFFIWPWTFFLFILSAIASGPAFTALVCRAIEKVSRKKLVDYSVYELIGKIVAGLLSFYIVLKIIDTLYWAFVQSPEFGFTLGDFYHGSAYGIWLLITEIIICGVIPAAVLLTPKGRKNSFLLFLMFFLDIVGVSLNRYVMTVQAIAAPVMPFDKWEVYMPTVYEVAPSLAMLAYCVLIISLSYRYLPLFPREKELNAVYK
- the qrcC gene encoding menaquinone reductase iron-sulfur cluster-binding subunit QrcC, with protein sequence MSDTGHSEGKLRYGMVIDLDKCTGCMACSVACQAENNISFRADESNKLRSITWMEIYHLNNGKGYPDYQFAYLPRPCMHCDAPHHSPCTFVCPVNATTRDERNGLVTHIYPRCIGCRYCMVACPYHARDFNWWDPAWPKPMESMLSPEVSPRMRGVVEKCTFCSHRMMKARSKAYLDKADLEAVEYTPACAEACPTKAITFGNIRDANSEVGKLIKDPRAFRILAKLHTEPKVYYLSGHEWVRKQADNVVKG